Proteins encoded in a region of the Zea mays cultivar B73 chromosome 2, Zm-B73-REFERENCE-NAM-5.0, whole genome shotgun sequence genome:
- the LOC100278220 gene encoding subtilisin-like protease SBT3.9 isoform X5, whose protein sequence is MRRHQAKTQTTTTTIYVVYMGEKKHDDPSLVVASHHATLASVLGSKDEALSSIVYSYKHGFSGFAAKLTQPQAEELKKYPGVVSVKPNTYHHVHTTRSWDFLGMSYGQQQSSSWSSSSRLLRKAKYGEDVIVGVIDSGGIWPESRSFDDSGYGYGPVPKRWKGVCQTGQAFNASNCNRKVIGARWYAADVSEEDLKNEYRSPRDANGHGTHTASTIAGSPVRNASHHGGGLAAGIARGGAPRARLAIYKACHAVGGSASCGDASILAALDAAIGDGVDLVSLSLGGLGEIYQSLHAVAAGITVVLAAGNDGPVEQSLNNALPWGITVAAATMDRTFPTVVTLGDGEKLVGQSLYYHNRSAAASTSDDDDFAWRHLILFPSCDEKNLGSENITGKIVICRAPVFWSDYPPPRQLSRASRAAIAGGAKGIIFEQYSTNSLDTQVVCQGHLPCVVVDRESIFTIQSSDSNVAKISPAATMVGSQVASPRIATFSSRGPSAEFPSVLKPDIAAPGVSILAAMRDSYVLLSGTSMACPHVSAVVALLKSVHPDWSPAMIKSAIVTTASVTDRFGLPIQANSVQRKPADAFDMGGGLIAPDRAMDPGLVYDIQPEEYTRLDDRADRLNLPSIAVSDLKNSVTVSRTVTNVGPAEVATYRAVVEAPAGVTMDVEPPVIAFERGGARNATFRVTFVAKQRVQGGYAFGSLTWLDDAKRHSVRIPVAVRTVVRDLVADVA, encoded by the exons ATGCGTCGTCATCAAGCCAA AActcagacgacgacgacgacgatctaCGTCGTGTACATGGGCGAGAAGAAGCACGACGACCCTTCCCTCGTCGTGGCGTCGCACCACGCCACGCTGGCCTCCGTTCTTGGGAG CAAGGATGAAGCACTCAGCTCCATAGTCTACAGCTACAAGCACGGATTCTCCGGTTTCGCGGCGAAGCTCACCCAGCCCCAAGCGGAGGAGCTTAAAA AATACCCTGGAGTTGTGAGCGTGAAGCCAAACACGTACCACCACGTCCACACGACTCGGAGCTGGGATTTTCTTGGCATGAGCTACGGCCAACAGCAGTCGtcgtcgtggtcgtcgtcgtcgcgGCTCCTTAGGAAGGCCAAGTACGGCGAAGATGTCATCGTCGGCGTCATAGACTCAGGTG GCATCTGGCCGGAATCCCGGAGCTTCGACGACAGCGGGTACGGCTACGGCCCCGTGCCGAAACGGTGGAAAGGCGTGTGCCAGACAGGCCAGGCGTTCAACGCGAGCAACTGCAACCGGAAGGTCATCGGCGCGCGGTGGTACGCCGCCGACGTCAGCGAGGAGGACCTCAAGAACGAATACAGGTCGCCACGGGACGCCAACGGCCACGGCACGCACACCGCCTCCACGATCGCCGGCTCGCCCGTGCGGAACGCGAGCCACCACGGCGGCGGCCTGGCCGCCGGCATAGCGCGCGGCGGGGCGCCGCGCGCGCGGCTGGCAATATACAAGGCCTGCCACGCTGTCGGCGGCAGCGCGAGCTGCGGCGACGCCTCGATCCTCGCGGCCCTCGATGCCGCCATTGGGGACGGCGTCGACCTAGTGTCCCTGTCGCTGGGAGGCTTAGGCGAGATCTACCAGTCGTTGCACGCCGTGGCGGCCGGGATCACCGTGGTGCTCGCTGCAGGGAACGATGGCCCCGTGGAGCAGTCCCTCAACAATGCCCTGCCGTGGGGCATCACGGTGGCCGCCGCCACCATGGACCGCACCTTCCCGACAGTGGTCACGCTGGGCGACGGAGAGAAGCTGGTG GGGCAATCACTGTATTACCACAACCGCTCAGCGGCGGCATCGacgagcgacgacgacgacttcgctTGGCGCCATTTGATATTATTCCCTAG CTGCgacgagaagaatctggggtcggAAAACATCACCGGGAAAATCGTCATATGCCGTGCGCCGGTGTTCTGGTCCGACTATCCTCCTCCGCGGCAGCTTAGCAGGGCCAGCCGAGCCGCCATCGCCGGCGGGGCCAAGGGCATCATCTTCGAGCAGTACAGTACCAACAGCCTTGACACCCAGGTCGTCTGCCAAGGCCACCTGCCATGCGTCGTGGTGGACAGAGAATCCATATTCACGATCCAAAGTAGCGACAG CAATGTGGCCAAGATTTCGCCGGCGGCGACCATGGTCGGATCCCAGGTCGCCTCGCCGAGAATCGCGACGTTCTCGTCGAGGGGCCCCAGTGCTGAGTTTCCCTCCGTACTCAAG CCCGACATAGCAGCCCCTGGAGTGAGCATCTTGGCAGCCATGCGTGACTCGTACGTGCTCCTGTCCGGGACATCCATGGCATGCCCTCACGTCTCCGCCGTCGTCGCCTTGCTCAAGTCGGTCCACCCGGACTGGTCGCCTGCCATGATCAAGTCTGCCATTGTCACCACAG CATCGGTGACCGACCGATTCGGCCTGCCGATCCAAGCCAACTCGGTGCAGAGGAAGCCGGCCGACGCCTTCGACATGGGCGGCGGCCTCATAGCGCCGGACAGGGCCATGGACCCCGGCCTGGTGTACGACATCCAGCCGGAGGAGTACACAAGATTGGACGACCGCGCCGACCGCCTCAACCTCCCGTCCATCGCCGTGTCCGACCTCAAGAACTCCGTCACGGTCTCGCGCACCGTCACCAACGTCGGGCCGGCGGAGGTGGCGACGTACCGGGCCGTGGTCGAGGCGCCGGCCGGCGTCACGATGGACGTGGAGCCTCCGGTGATCGCCTTCGAGAGAGGCGGCGCCAGGAACGCCACGTTCAGGGTGACGTTCGTGGCGAAGCAGCGGGTGCAGGGCGGCTACGCGTTCGGGAGCCTGACGTGGCTGGACGACGCCAAGCGGCACTCGGTGAGGATCCCCGTCGCCGTTCGGACCGTCGTCCGGGACCTCGTCGCCGATGTAGCTTGA
- the LOC100278220 gene encoding subtilisin-like protease SBT3.9 isoform X6, with translation MRRHQAKTQTTTTTIYVVYMGEKKHDDPSLVVASHHATLASVLGSKDEALSSIVYSYKHGFSGFAAKLTQPQAEELKKYPGVVSVKPNTYHHVHTTRSWDFLGMSYGQQQSSSWSSSSRLLRKAKYGEDVIVGVIDSGIWPESRSFDDSGYGYGPVPKRWKGVCQTGQAFNASNCNRKVIGARWYAADVSEEDLKNEYRSPRDANGHGTHTASTIAGSPVRNASHHGGGLAAGIARGGAPRARLAIYKACHAVGGSASCGDASILAALDAAIGDGVDLVSLSLGGLGEIYQSLHAVAAGITVVLAAGNDGPVEQSLNNALPWGITVAAATMDRTFPTVVTLGDGEKLVGQSLYYHNRSAAASTSDDDDFAWRHLILFPSCDEKNLGSENITGKIVICRAPVFWSDYPPPRQLSRASRAAIAGGAKGIIFEQYSTNSLDTQVVCQGHLPCVVVDRESIFTIQSSDSNVAKISPAATMVGSQVASPRIATFSSRGPSAEFPSVLKPDIAAPGVSILAAMRDSYVLLSGTSMACPHVSAVVALLKSVHPDWSPAMIKSAIVTTASVTDRFGLPIQANSVQRKPADAFDMGGGLIAPDRAMDPGLVYDIQPEEYTRLDDRADRLNLPSIAVSDLKNSVTVSRTVTNVGPAEVATYRAVVEAPAGVTMDVEPPVIAFERGGARNATFRVTFVAKQRVQGGYAFGSLTWLDDAKRHSVRIPVAVRTVVRDLVADVA, from the exons ATGCGTCGTCATCAAGCCAA AActcagacgacgacgacgacgatctaCGTCGTGTACATGGGCGAGAAGAAGCACGACGACCCTTCCCTCGTCGTGGCGTCGCACCACGCCACGCTGGCCTCCGTTCTTGGGAG CAAGGATGAAGCACTCAGCTCCATAGTCTACAGCTACAAGCACGGATTCTCCGGTTTCGCGGCGAAGCTCACCCAGCCCCAAGCGGAGGAGCTTAAAA AATACCCTGGAGTTGTGAGCGTGAAGCCAAACACGTACCACCACGTCCACACGACTCGGAGCTGGGATTTTCTTGGCATGAGCTACGGCCAACAGCAGTCGtcgtcgtggtcgtcgtcgtcgcgGCTCCTTAGGAAGGCCAAGTACGGCGAAGATGTCATCGTCGGCGTCATAGACTCAG GCATCTGGCCGGAATCCCGGAGCTTCGACGACAGCGGGTACGGCTACGGCCCCGTGCCGAAACGGTGGAAAGGCGTGTGCCAGACAGGCCAGGCGTTCAACGCGAGCAACTGCAACCGGAAGGTCATCGGCGCGCGGTGGTACGCCGCCGACGTCAGCGAGGAGGACCTCAAGAACGAATACAGGTCGCCACGGGACGCCAACGGCCACGGCACGCACACCGCCTCCACGATCGCCGGCTCGCCCGTGCGGAACGCGAGCCACCACGGCGGCGGCCTGGCCGCCGGCATAGCGCGCGGCGGGGCGCCGCGCGCGCGGCTGGCAATATACAAGGCCTGCCACGCTGTCGGCGGCAGCGCGAGCTGCGGCGACGCCTCGATCCTCGCGGCCCTCGATGCCGCCATTGGGGACGGCGTCGACCTAGTGTCCCTGTCGCTGGGAGGCTTAGGCGAGATCTACCAGTCGTTGCACGCCGTGGCGGCCGGGATCACCGTGGTGCTCGCTGCAGGGAACGATGGCCCCGTGGAGCAGTCCCTCAACAATGCCCTGCCGTGGGGCATCACGGTGGCCGCCGCCACCATGGACCGCACCTTCCCGACAGTGGTCACGCTGGGCGACGGAGAGAAGCTGGTG GGGCAATCACTGTATTACCACAACCGCTCAGCGGCGGCATCGacgagcgacgacgacgacttcgctTGGCGCCATTTGATATTATTCCCTAG CTGCgacgagaagaatctggggtcggAAAACATCACCGGGAAAATCGTCATATGCCGTGCGCCGGTGTTCTGGTCCGACTATCCTCCTCCGCGGCAGCTTAGCAGGGCCAGCCGAGCCGCCATCGCCGGCGGGGCCAAGGGCATCATCTTCGAGCAGTACAGTACCAACAGCCTTGACACCCAGGTCGTCTGCCAAGGCCACCTGCCATGCGTCGTGGTGGACAGAGAATCCATATTCACGATCCAAAGTAGCGACAG CAATGTGGCCAAGATTTCGCCGGCGGCGACCATGGTCGGATCCCAGGTCGCCTCGCCGAGAATCGCGACGTTCTCGTCGAGGGGCCCCAGTGCTGAGTTTCCCTCCGTACTCAAG CCCGACATAGCAGCCCCTGGAGTGAGCATCTTGGCAGCCATGCGTGACTCGTACGTGCTCCTGTCCGGGACATCCATGGCATGCCCTCACGTCTCCGCCGTCGTCGCCTTGCTCAAGTCGGTCCACCCGGACTGGTCGCCTGCCATGATCAAGTCTGCCATTGTCACCACAG CATCGGTGACCGACCGATTCGGCCTGCCGATCCAAGCCAACTCGGTGCAGAGGAAGCCGGCCGACGCCTTCGACATGGGCGGCGGCCTCATAGCGCCGGACAGGGCCATGGACCCCGGCCTGGTGTACGACATCCAGCCGGAGGAGTACACAAGATTGGACGACCGCGCCGACCGCCTCAACCTCCCGTCCATCGCCGTGTCCGACCTCAAGAACTCCGTCACGGTCTCGCGCACCGTCACCAACGTCGGGCCGGCGGAGGTGGCGACGTACCGGGCCGTGGTCGAGGCGCCGGCCGGCGTCACGATGGACGTGGAGCCTCCGGTGATCGCCTTCGAGAGAGGCGGCGCCAGGAACGCCACGTTCAGGGTGACGTTCGTGGCGAAGCAGCGGGTGCAGGGCGGCTACGCGTTCGGGAGCCTGACGTGGCTGGACGACGCCAAGCGGCACTCGGTGAGGATCCCCGTCGCCGTTCGGACCGTCGTCCGGGACCTCGTCGCCGATGTAGCTTGA
- the LOC100278220 gene encoding subtilisin-like protease SBT3.9 isoform X4 → MGWRPHVVSVSSSALLVLLQLLVLLMLPADASSSSQTTTTTIYVVYMGEKKHDDPSLVVASHHATLASVLGSKDEALSSIVYSYKHGFSGFAAKLTQPQAEELKKYPGVVSVKPNTYHHVHTTRSWDFLGMSYGQQQSSSWSSSSRLLRKAKYGEDVIVGVIDSGIWPESRSFDDSGYGYGPVPKRWKGVCQTGQAFNASNCNRKVIGARWYAADVSEEDLKNEYRSPRDANGHGTHTASTIAGSPVRNASHHGGGLAAGIARGGAPRARLAIYKACHAVGGSASCGDASILAALDAAIGDGVDLVSLSLGGLGEIYQSLHAVAAGITVVLAAGNDGPVEQSLNNALPWGITVAAATMDRTFPTVVTLGDGEKLVGQSLYYHNRSAAASTSDDDDFAWRHLILFPSCDEKNLGSENITGKIVICRAPVFWSDYPPPRQLSRASRAAIAGGAKGIIFEQYSTNSLDTQVVCQGHLPCVVVDRESIFTIQSSDSNVAKISPAATMVGSQVASPRIATFSSRGPSAEFPSVLKPDIAAPGVSILAAMRDSYVLLSGTSMACPHVSAVVALLKSVHPDWSPAMIKSAIVTTASVTDRFGLPIQANSVQRKPADAFDMGGGLIAPDRAMDPGLVYDIQPEEYTRLDDRADRLNLPSIAVSDLKNSVTVSRTVTNVGPAEVATYRAVVEAPAGVTMDVEPPVIAFERGGARNATFRVTFVAKQRVQGGYAFGSLTWLDDAKRHSVRIPVAVRTVVRDLVADVA, encoded by the exons ATGGGCTGGAGACCACACGTTGTCTCTGTGTCATCTTCTGCACTACTAGTGCTGCTTCAGCTCCTCGTGCTACTGATGCTGCCCGCTGATGCGTCGTCATCAAGCCAA acgacgacgacgacgatctaCGTCGTGTACATGGGCGAGAAGAAGCACGACGACCCTTCCCTCGTCGTGGCGTCGCACCACGCCACGCTGGCCTCCGTTCTTGGGAG CAAGGATGAAGCACTCAGCTCCATAGTCTACAGCTACAAGCACGGATTCTCCGGTTTCGCGGCGAAGCTCACCCAGCCCCAAGCGGAGGAGCTTAAAA AATACCCTGGAGTTGTGAGCGTGAAGCCAAACACGTACCACCACGTCCACACGACTCGGAGCTGGGATTTTCTTGGCATGAGCTACGGCCAACAGCAGTCGtcgtcgtggtcgtcgtcgtcgcgGCTCCTTAGGAAGGCCAAGTACGGCGAAGATGTCATCGTCGGCGTCATAGACTCAG GCATCTGGCCGGAATCCCGGAGCTTCGACGACAGCGGGTACGGCTACGGCCCCGTGCCGAAACGGTGGAAAGGCGTGTGCCAGACAGGCCAGGCGTTCAACGCGAGCAACTGCAACCGGAAGGTCATCGGCGCGCGGTGGTACGCCGCCGACGTCAGCGAGGAGGACCTCAAGAACGAATACAGGTCGCCACGGGACGCCAACGGCCACGGCACGCACACCGCCTCCACGATCGCCGGCTCGCCCGTGCGGAACGCGAGCCACCACGGCGGCGGCCTGGCCGCCGGCATAGCGCGCGGCGGGGCGCCGCGCGCGCGGCTGGCAATATACAAGGCCTGCCACGCTGTCGGCGGCAGCGCGAGCTGCGGCGACGCCTCGATCCTCGCGGCCCTCGATGCCGCCATTGGGGACGGCGTCGACCTAGTGTCCCTGTCGCTGGGAGGCTTAGGCGAGATCTACCAGTCGTTGCACGCCGTGGCGGCCGGGATCACCGTGGTGCTCGCTGCAGGGAACGATGGCCCCGTGGAGCAGTCCCTCAACAATGCCCTGCCGTGGGGCATCACGGTGGCCGCCGCCACCATGGACCGCACCTTCCCGACAGTGGTCACGCTGGGCGACGGAGAGAAGCTGGTG GGGCAATCACTGTATTACCACAACCGCTCAGCGGCGGCATCGacgagcgacgacgacgacttcgctTGGCGCCATTTGATATTATTCCCTAG CTGCgacgagaagaatctggggtcggAAAACATCACCGGGAAAATCGTCATATGCCGTGCGCCGGTGTTCTGGTCCGACTATCCTCCTCCGCGGCAGCTTAGCAGGGCCAGCCGAGCCGCCATCGCCGGCGGGGCCAAGGGCATCATCTTCGAGCAGTACAGTACCAACAGCCTTGACACCCAGGTCGTCTGCCAAGGCCACCTGCCATGCGTCGTGGTGGACAGAGAATCCATATTCACGATCCAAAGTAGCGACAG CAATGTGGCCAAGATTTCGCCGGCGGCGACCATGGTCGGATCCCAGGTCGCCTCGCCGAGAATCGCGACGTTCTCGTCGAGGGGCCCCAGTGCTGAGTTTCCCTCCGTACTCAAG CCCGACATAGCAGCCCCTGGAGTGAGCATCTTGGCAGCCATGCGTGACTCGTACGTGCTCCTGTCCGGGACATCCATGGCATGCCCTCACGTCTCCGCCGTCGTCGCCTTGCTCAAGTCGGTCCACCCGGACTGGTCGCCTGCCATGATCAAGTCTGCCATTGTCACCACAG CATCGGTGACCGACCGATTCGGCCTGCCGATCCAAGCCAACTCGGTGCAGAGGAAGCCGGCCGACGCCTTCGACATGGGCGGCGGCCTCATAGCGCCGGACAGGGCCATGGACCCCGGCCTGGTGTACGACATCCAGCCGGAGGAGTACACAAGATTGGACGACCGCGCCGACCGCCTCAACCTCCCGTCCATCGCCGTGTCCGACCTCAAGAACTCCGTCACGGTCTCGCGCACCGTCACCAACGTCGGGCCGGCGGAGGTGGCGACGTACCGGGCCGTGGTCGAGGCGCCGGCCGGCGTCACGATGGACGTGGAGCCTCCGGTGATCGCCTTCGAGAGAGGCGGCGCCAGGAACGCCACGTTCAGGGTGACGTTCGTGGCGAAGCAGCGGGTGCAGGGCGGCTACGCGTTCGGGAGCCTGACGTGGCTGGACGACGCCAAGCGGCACTCGGTGAGGATCCCCGTCGCCGTTCGGACCGTCGTCCGGGACCTCGTCGCCGATGTAGCTTGA
- the LOC100278220 gene encoding subtilisin-like protease SBT3.9 isoform X1: MGWRPHVVSVSSSALLVLLQLLVLLMLPADASSSSQLFLERTQTTTTTIYVVYMGEKKHDDPSLVVASHHATLASVLGSKDEALSSIVYSYKHGFSGFAAKLTQPQAEELKKYPGVVSVKPNTYHHVHTTRSWDFLGMSYGQQQSSSWSSSSRLLRKAKYGEDVIVGVIDSGGIWPESRSFDDSGYGYGPVPKRWKGVCQTGQAFNASNCNRKVIGARWYAADVSEEDLKNEYRSPRDANGHGTHTASTIAGSPVRNASHHGGGLAAGIARGGAPRARLAIYKACHAVGGSASCGDASILAALDAAIGDGVDLVSLSLGGLGEIYQSLHAVAAGITVVLAAGNDGPVEQSLNNALPWGITVAAATMDRTFPTVVTLGDGEKLVGQSLYYHNRSAAASTSDDDDFAWRHLILFPSCDEKNLGSENITGKIVICRAPVFWSDYPPPRQLSRASRAAIAGGAKGIIFEQYSTNSLDTQVVCQGHLPCVVVDRESIFTIQSSDSNVAKISPAATMVGSQVASPRIATFSSRGPSAEFPSVLKPDIAAPGVSILAAMRDSYVLLSGTSMACPHVSAVVALLKSVHPDWSPAMIKSAIVTTASVTDRFGLPIQANSVQRKPADAFDMGGGLIAPDRAMDPGLVYDIQPEEYTRLDDRADRLNLPSIAVSDLKNSVTVSRTVTNVGPAEVATYRAVVEAPAGVTMDVEPPVIAFERGGARNATFRVTFVAKQRVQGGYAFGSLTWLDDAKRHSVRIPVAVRTVVRDLVADVA, from the exons ATGGGCTGGAGACCACACGTTGTCTCTGTGTCATCTTCTGCACTACTAGTGCTGCTTCAGCTCCTCGTGCTACTGATGCTGCCCGCTGATGCGTCGTCATCAAGCCAA CTGTTCCTTGAAAGAActcagacgacgacgacgacgatctaCGTCGTGTACATGGGCGAGAAGAAGCACGACGACCCTTCCCTCGTCGTGGCGTCGCACCACGCCACGCTGGCCTCCGTTCTTGGGAG CAAGGATGAAGCACTCAGCTCCATAGTCTACAGCTACAAGCACGGATTCTCCGGTTTCGCGGCGAAGCTCACCCAGCCCCAAGCGGAGGAGCTTAAAA AATACCCTGGAGTTGTGAGCGTGAAGCCAAACACGTACCACCACGTCCACACGACTCGGAGCTGGGATTTTCTTGGCATGAGCTACGGCCAACAGCAGTCGtcgtcgtggtcgtcgtcgtcgcgGCTCCTTAGGAAGGCCAAGTACGGCGAAGATGTCATCGTCGGCGTCATAGACTCAGGTG GCATCTGGCCGGAATCCCGGAGCTTCGACGACAGCGGGTACGGCTACGGCCCCGTGCCGAAACGGTGGAAAGGCGTGTGCCAGACAGGCCAGGCGTTCAACGCGAGCAACTGCAACCGGAAGGTCATCGGCGCGCGGTGGTACGCCGCCGACGTCAGCGAGGAGGACCTCAAGAACGAATACAGGTCGCCACGGGACGCCAACGGCCACGGCACGCACACCGCCTCCACGATCGCCGGCTCGCCCGTGCGGAACGCGAGCCACCACGGCGGCGGCCTGGCCGCCGGCATAGCGCGCGGCGGGGCGCCGCGCGCGCGGCTGGCAATATACAAGGCCTGCCACGCTGTCGGCGGCAGCGCGAGCTGCGGCGACGCCTCGATCCTCGCGGCCCTCGATGCCGCCATTGGGGACGGCGTCGACCTAGTGTCCCTGTCGCTGGGAGGCTTAGGCGAGATCTACCAGTCGTTGCACGCCGTGGCGGCCGGGATCACCGTGGTGCTCGCTGCAGGGAACGATGGCCCCGTGGAGCAGTCCCTCAACAATGCCCTGCCGTGGGGCATCACGGTGGCCGCCGCCACCATGGACCGCACCTTCCCGACAGTGGTCACGCTGGGCGACGGAGAGAAGCTGGTG GGGCAATCACTGTATTACCACAACCGCTCAGCGGCGGCATCGacgagcgacgacgacgacttcgctTGGCGCCATTTGATATTATTCCCTAG CTGCgacgagaagaatctggggtcggAAAACATCACCGGGAAAATCGTCATATGCCGTGCGCCGGTGTTCTGGTCCGACTATCCTCCTCCGCGGCAGCTTAGCAGGGCCAGCCGAGCCGCCATCGCCGGCGGGGCCAAGGGCATCATCTTCGAGCAGTACAGTACCAACAGCCTTGACACCCAGGTCGTCTGCCAAGGCCACCTGCCATGCGTCGTGGTGGACAGAGAATCCATATTCACGATCCAAAGTAGCGACAG CAATGTGGCCAAGATTTCGCCGGCGGCGACCATGGTCGGATCCCAGGTCGCCTCGCCGAGAATCGCGACGTTCTCGTCGAGGGGCCCCAGTGCTGAGTTTCCCTCCGTACTCAAG CCCGACATAGCAGCCCCTGGAGTGAGCATCTTGGCAGCCATGCGTGACTCGTACGTGCTCCTGTCCGGGACATCCATGGCATGCCCTCACGTCTCCGCCGTCGTCGCCTTGCTCAAGTCGGTCCACCCGGACTGGTCGCCTGCCATGATCAAGTCTGCCATTGTCACCACAG CATCGGTGACCGACCGATTCGGCCTGCCGATCCAAGCCAACTCGGTGCAGAGGAAGCCGGCCGACGCCTTCGACATGGGCGGCGGCCTCATAGCGCCGGACAGGGCCATGGACCCCGGCCTGGTGTACGACATCCAGCCGGAGGAGTACACAAGATTGGACGACCGCGCCGACCGCCTCAACCTCCCGTCCATCGCCGTGTCCGACCTCAAGAACTCCGTCACGGTCTCGCGCACCGTCACCAACGTCGGGCCGGCGGAGGTGGCGACGTACCGGGCCGTGGTCGAGGCGCCGGCCGGCGTCACGATGGACGTGGAGCCTCCGGTGATCGCCTTCGAGAGAGGCGGCGCCAGGAACGCCACGTTCAGGGTGACGTTCGTGGCGAAGCAGCGGGTGCAGGGCGGCTACGCGTTCGGGAGCCTGACGTGGCTGGACGACGCCAAGCGGCACTCGGTGAGGATCCCCGTCGCCGTTCGGACCGTCGTCCGGGACCTCGTCGCCGATGTAGCTTGA